One genomic region from Neisseria weaveri encodes:
- a CDS encoding CsbD family protein → MNWDQIEGKWEQFVGKAKEKWGELTDDDWKVAEGKRDQLAGKIQERYGYTKEQAEKELDDWLNDN, encoded by the coding sequence AACTGGGATCAAATCGAAGGTAAATGGGAACAATTTGTCGGCAAAGCCAAAGAAAAATGGGGCGAATTGACCGACGACGATTGGAAAGTTGCCGAAGGCAAACGCGACCAATTGGCTGGTAAAATCCAAGAGCGCTACGGCTACACCAAAGAGCAAGCCGAAAAAGAATTGGACGATTGGTTGAACGACAACTAA
- the polA gene encoding DNA polymerase I: MTQHTLLLVDGSSYLYRAFHAMAPLTAPDGTPTGALYGVLNMLRRLRADYVHDYCAVVFDAKGENFRHKMYPDYKATRPPMPGELRPQAEMLPELVRLMGWPVLIVPDVEADDVIGTLAKQGEAAGWNVVISTGDKDMAQLVSEHVTLVNTMSNEKLDIEGVKNKFGVCPDQIIDYLTLIGDKVDNVPGVDKCGPKTAVKWLDQYGTLQNVMDNASEIKGKVGENLQAALPQLPLSYQLVTIKTDVDLHGDLSDGLESLRRTTPKWSQLAVEFKRLNFRTWLKEAEERMHEGNGDLFGAAHIGEQAALAAERPSEKEIGIAQAPEMLDYQAVTNEAQLTALLSKLSQADTIGIDTETTSLNPMEAQLVGISIAFKAGEAVYIPLGHTPTAAPEQLDLQDVLGRLKPHLENACLKKIGQNLKYDQHIFANYGIALNGIAGDAMLASYIIESHLGHGLDELSQRWLGLPTITYESLCGKGAKQISFADVGLEQATEYAAQDADFALRIEGHLKAQMDEKQLEMYQNMELPVAQVLFEMERNGVLIDKNELAQQSHELGTQLLALEQQAYEAAGQPFNLNSPKQLQEILFDKMGIPTKGLKKTASGGISTNEAVLEQLAPDYPLPKIILQNRGLAKLKSTYTDKLPEMINPHTGRVHTTYAQAVAITGRLASNNPNLQNIPIRTEEGRRVRRAFTAPAGSVIVSADYSQIELRIMAHLSGDKTLIEAFKNGEDIHRRTAAEVFGVAQESVSSEQRRYAKTINFGLIYGMGQYGLAKSLGIDNLSAKNFIDRYFARYPGVADYMHRTKEQAAAQGYVETLFGRRLYLPDIHNKNANARAGAERAAINAPMQGTASDLIKRAMIAVRNWLVSDGLQSKLIMQVHDELVLEVPESELELVKAKLPEIMAGVANGMLGVPLVAEVGVGENWEEAH; encoded by the coding sequence ATGACCCAGCACACCCTTCTTCTTGTTGACGGCTCTTCCTACCTCTACCGTGCTTTTCACGCTATGGCACCGCTTACCGCGCCCGACGGCACGCCCACCGGCGCACTTTACGGCGTACTCAACATGCTGCGCCGCCTGCGTGCCGATTATGTGCACGACTATTGCGCGGTGGTATTCGATGCCAAGGGCGAAAACTTCCGCCACAAAATGTATCCCGACTACAAAGCCACGCGCCCGCCGATGCCCGGCGAGCTGCGACCGCAAGCCGAAATGCTGCCCGAGCTGGTGCGGCTGATGGGTTGGCCGGTGCTGATTGTGCCGGATGTGGAAGCCGACGACGTAATCGGCACGTTGGCCAAGCAAGGCGAGGCAGCAGGCTGGAACGTGGTGATTTCCACCGGCGATAAGGACATGGCGCAGCTGGTGTCGGAGCACGTTACCCTTGTCAACACCATGAGCAACGAAAAGCTCGATATCGAAGGCGTGAAAAACAAATTCGGCGTTTGCCCCGACCAAATCATTGATTATCTCACCTTAATTGGCGACAAGGTGGACAACGTACCCGGCGTGGACAAATGCGGCCCCAAAACCGCCGTGAAATGGCTGGACCAATACGGTACGCTGCAAAACGTGATGGACAATGCGTCTGAAATCAAAGGCAAAGTCGGCGAAAACCTGCAAGCCGCGCTGCCGCAACTGCCCCTGTCTTACCAACTCGTTACCATCAAAACCGATGTGGATTTGCACGGCGATCTTTCAGACGGCCTCGAAAGCCTGCGCCGCACCACGCCGAAATGGTCGCAACTGGCGGTGGAATTCAAACGCCTCAACTTCCGCACTTGGCTGAAAGAAGCCGAAGAGCGCATGCACGAAGGCAACGGCGATTTGTTCGGCGCGGCGCATATCGGCGAACAGGCTGCGCTTGCTGCCGAGAGGCCGTCTGAAAAGGAAATCGGCATCGCCCAAGCCCCTGAAATGCTGGATTATCAAGCCGTTACCAACGAAGCCCAGCTTACCGCCCTGCTGAGCAAATTGTCGCAAGCCGACACCATCGGCATCGACACCGAAACCACCAGCCTCAACCCGATGGAAGCACAGCTCGTCGGCATCAGCATCGCTTTCAAAGCAGGCGAAGCCGTGTATATCCCGCTCGGCCACACGCCCACCGCCGCGCCCGAACAGCTTGATTTGCAAGACGTATTAGGCCGTCTGAAACCCCATTTGGAGAATGCCTGTCTGAAAAAAATCGGCCAAAACCTCAAATACGACCAACACATTTTCGCCAACTACGGCATTGCCCTGAACGGCATTGCCGGCGATGCCATGCTCGCTTCCTACATTATCGAAAGCCACTTGGGGCACGGCCTCGACGAACTTTCCCAACGCTGGCTCGGCCTGCCCACCATCACCTACGAATCCCTGTGCGGCAAAGGTGCCAAGCAGATTTCGTTTGCCGATGTCGGCCTCGAACAAGCCACCGAATACGCCGCCCAAGATGCCGATTTCGCCCTGCGTATCGAAGGCCATCTGAAAGCACAAATGGACGAAAAACAGCTGGAAATGTATCAAAACATGGAGCTGCCCGTGGCCCAAGTGCTGTTTGAAATGGAGCGCAACGGCGTACTCATCGACAAAAACGAACTCGCCCAACAAAGCCACGAACTCGGCACCCAACTGCTGGCGCTCGAACAGCAGGCTTACGAAGCCGCAGGCCAGCCCTTTAACCTCAACTCGCCCAAACAACTGCAAGAAATCCTGTTCGACAAAATGGGCATTCCCACCAAAGGGCTGAAAAAAACCGCGTCCGGCGGCATTTCCACCAACGAAGCCGTGCTCGAACAACTCGCGCCCGACTACCCGCTGCCCAAAATCATTTTACAAAACCGCGGCCTAGCCAAACTCAAGTCCACCTATACCGACAAACTGCCCGAAATGATCAACCCGCACACCGGCCGCGTGCACACCACCTACGCCCAAGCCGTCGCCATCACCGGGCGGCTGGCCAGCAACAACCCCAACCTGCAAAACATCCCCATCCGCACCGAAGAAGGCCGCCGCGTGCGCCGCGCCTTTACCGCCCCCGCAGGCAGCGTGATTGTGTCCGCCGACTATTCCCAAATCGAACTGCGCATCATGGCGCATTTGAGCGGCGACAAAACCCTGATCGAAGCCTTTAAAAACGGCGAAGACATCCACCGCCGCACCGCCGCCGAAGTGTTCGGCGTCGCCCAAGAGAGCGTGAGCAGCGAACAGCGCCGCTACGCCAAAACCATCAACTTCGGCCTCATCTACGGCATGGGCCAATACGGCCTCGCCAAATCGCTGGGCATCGACAACCTTTCCGCCAAAAACTTCATCGACCGCTACTTCGCCCGCTACCCCGGCGTGGCCGACTACATGCATCGCACCAAAGAACAAGCCGCCGCCCAAGGCTACGTAGAAACCCTGTTCGGCCGCCGCCTCTACCTGCCCGACATCCACAACAAAAACGCCAACGCCCGCGCCGGAGCCGAACGCGCCGCCATCAACGCCCCCATGCAAGGCACCGCCTCCGACCTCATCAAACGCGCCATGATCGCCGTCCGCAACTGGCTCGTTTCAGACGGCCTCCAAAGCAAACTCATTATGCAAGTGCACGACGAACTGGTGCTGGAAGTGCCCGAATCGGAACTGGAATTAGTGAAAGCAAAACTGCCCGAGATTATGGCAGGCGTAGCAAATGGTATGCTGGGCGTGCCGCTGGTGGCCGAAGTGGGCGTGGGTGAGAATTGGGAAGAAGCGCATTGA
- a CDS encoding pentapeptide repeat-containing protein, producing MEESNKPENKLLDRWVANLKQKISHLYKHLRTSKDNRGRLIFEVALLEVLIVYWIVQKVDFPPTQGPWKELLGSNGIWTFIVLLISAPIAFLVWKFRDENTVYQLENQRKDVNLKEFQKIAEWVSGLHLVEDKIVEKTKKIEKPAENNPSGQWGNQEEATDTTLETETSREYGQAGQSRHIPSHSRQDGAVSLQIAAINMLKPFYCGEHGDGFRKPALNLLTSAWLALFKQVEDGKGNNQKPDPEKLKNSPLAIALTEVLLADGGIHLRRYPEVFPNLYLPYLNLHLSGLDKEVLKLLSEDLNCSRINLKYAYLKMAELNGAKLSGAKLNGTKLNGAKFNEAKLTGADLTGADLNGAKLNGADLISANLNGANLNKAKLNNATLNNAKLNNATLNKAKLNNAKLNNAKLKGAALKGADLTGAELKNEADLNGADLKGAKLAGAKLDATKLNGTKLDGANFYLAQLFNIRTNHHTSWRGALFDTDNIQEICTYLDDESLKWIIQVPKLAAVPKARRTLFKFERNGYQYVHQIPRSLTVEKLQELNPQWIISLKE from the coding sequence ATGGAAGAATCTAATAAACCGGAAAACAAATTGCTTGATAGGTGGGTAGCGAACTTAAAACAAAAAATTTCGCATTTATATAAGCATTTACGCACCAGTAAAGACAATAGAGGACGGTTGATTTTTGAAGTTGCTTTATTAGAAGTACTCATTGTTTACTGGATTGTCCAGAAAGTTGATTTCCCGCCTACCCAAGGCCCTTGGAAGGAACTTTTAGGTAGTAATGGAATTTGGACATTTATCGTTCTGCTGATTTCTGCACCCATTGCTTTTTTGGTTTGGAAATTCCGCGATGAAAATACCGTTTACCAACTGGAAAACCAAAGAAAAGATGTCAACCTGAAAGAATTTCAGAAAATTGCCGAATGGGTCAGCGGCTTGCATTTGGTAGAGGATAAAATTGTCGAAAAGACTAAAAAGATAGAAAAACCAGCAGAGAATAATCCATCAGGGCAATGGGGAAATCAAGAGGAAGCAACGGATACAACTCTTGAAACCGAAACCAGTCGTGAATACGGTCAAGCAGGTCAATCTCGGCATATTCCGAGCCATAGCCGCCAAGACGGTGCAGTTAGTTTACAGATAGCGGCAATCAATATGCTGAAGCCGTTTTATTGCGGCGAGCATGGAGACGGCTTCCGTAAACCCGCACTCAACCTGCTGACTTCTGCATGGTTGGCTTTGTTTAAACAGGTGGAAGACGGTAAGGGAAATAATCAGAAGCCAGATCCTGAAAAGCTGAAAAACAGCCCTTTAGCCATTGCACTGACCGAAGTGTTGTTAGCAGATGGCGGTATACATCTGCGCCGTTATCCCGAAGTATTTCCCAATCTCTATTTACCCTATTTGAATTTGCATTTGTCTGGATTGGATAAGGAAGTGTTGAAGTTGCTTTCGGAAGATTTGAATTGCAGCAGAATCAATTTGAAATACGCTTATTTAAAAATGGCCGAGTTGAATGGGGCTAAGTTGAGCGGAGCTAAGCTGAATGGAACTAAGTTGAACGGAGCTAAGTTTAACGAAGCTAAGTTGACTGGAGCTGACTTGACTGGAGCTGACTTGAACGGGGCTAAGTTGAATGGGGCTGATTTGATCTCGGCTAACTTGAACGGTGCTAACTTGAACAAAGCTAAGTTGAACAATGCTACGTTGAATAACGCTAAGTTGAACAACGCTACGTTGAATAAAGCTAAGTTGAACAATGCTAAGTTGAACAATGCTAAGTTGAAGGGGGCTGCGTTGAAAGGGGCTGATTTGACTGGAGCTGAGTTGAAAAACGAAGCTGACTTGAACGGTGCTGATTTGAAAGGGGCTAAGTTGGCCGGTGCTAAGTTGGACGCTACTAAGTTGAACGGTACTAAGTTGGACGGGGCTAATTTTTATTTAGCCCAATTATTCAACATAAGAACTAACCATCATACCTCTTGGCGAGGAGCTCTATTCGATACAGACAATATTCAAGAAATTTGTACGTATCTTGACGATGAAAGCCTGAAATGGATTATTCAAGTACCCAAATTAGCAGCAGTCCCCAAGGCTAGAAGGACACTCTTCAAATTTGAAAGAAATGGATATCAGTATGTACATCAAATACCTAGATCATTAACTGTTGAAAAATTACAAGAGCTTAATCCTCAATGGATTATTTCACTTAAAGAGTGA